Within Vibrio campbellii CAIM 519 = NBRC 15631 = ATCC 25920, the genomic segment ATGGCGCCGACCATCATCACAGGCAGTGCCCGAGCAATCGGATAAACCACACCCACATCAGCGTGCTTATAAGCGACAATCAAACCGACCAGATAGACCATTTGTGAAATGCCGCTAATGAACAGCAATCCCCAAAATTCACTCGGCAATGATGTCCAGCCAATGGTCGCCAAATACCAAATCAAATAAGGGGTAAGAATGGCACAGGCAGAGAAACTGGCCGCCATAGTAAACGCGAGTCCAGAGCCTGAGTTACTTTTACCAAGGATATTCCAGCCCGCATGGAGAACAGCAGAAAAAACGACGAGACCAATCGCCAACAAATCCATTTCAATGTTCCTGTCTTAATAAAATAAAGACCCCGAGATGGAGCCTTAGATGATGGGAAAATCCACTTAACGATTGAGTTCCGCCAGAGATTCAATGCTGATGGCATCGTGTCGCCAATACTCGATATCGCAATCAATCAACTCGCCGTGTTGGTTGTAGTTGATGCGCTCAACCACCATCGCTGGCGTGCCGGCTGTCGCGCGCAATGCCTGAGCCATTTCACCCAACAAAGTGCTGGTTGAAATGCGGTAGCGAATCTTTTGATACGTCACGCCATAATGATCGCGATAAATGTCCGTCAGTGAATTTGATAAATCGTAGTCCAACAGGTTCGGAAACAGCTCTGGGCGAATGTAGTTTGTTACGAATACTACTGGTCTATCTTCAAGATATCGAACACGGTCGACTCGATACACGTCCGAGAAAGGTTGCAAGTCCAGCAAGCGCGCGGCTTGTTTGTTTGCCAACGTCCCTTTTGCTGCGACCAACTCCGTTTTTGGCACGCGATTTTGCACTTTCGCCATGTTCGGGAAGTTCAGCGTTTGGGTAGGGTCGTAACGCAATGGCTCGGGTGAGATAAACCAGCCTCGGCGATCTTCGCGGTAGATTCGACCTTCTGCTTCCAGCAACGATAAAGCTTCACGCAGAGTGACGCGTGTAGTATCGAACGACTCCGCCAACTTACGCTCTGCTGGCAGTTTTTGACGCGGCGATAGCATACCCGCTTCAATCTGTTCAACAATCGAATCTTTAATTTTTACGTATTGCACGAAGTGTCCTTATCTTTTGCGCCAAGCTTGTGTGCGATTCTCTAACAAATTACCCAAAGTCATCTGAACAATCTTCGCAATTGCGGCAGCCATCATGATCATCACAGCCATCGCTGCTGCTGCGCCAGTTTGACCTGCATCGTCCATATTCAGAATCGAGACCGAAGCCGGAATCGTATCGGTTGAGTAAAGGAATACTACCGCAGAAGTGGTGGTCAATGCATTAACAAACAAGTAAGTCGCAATGTCCAAAATCGCAGGTAAACACACAGGTAATGTCACTTTAAAGAACAACTTGTATTGAGGAAGCTTCACCGATGCCGCCGTGGCTTCAATCTCCGATGGCAACTGCTTTAGCGCTGTCAGGGCGGTCATGTGACCCACGGTGTAGTAATGCACTACCGTGTTAATCACCAAGAATGCCATGGTGCCATAAAGCACGTTCAGAGGATTGTTCGCATCGTTGAAGTAAAAGATGTAACCCAAGCCAAGCACCATACCCGGAACCGCCATTGGCACCACGCTGAGCATTTGCATCACCTGACGAATTGGACCAAACGCACGCCCCTTCTCAATGCAGTAAGCACCGACAAAGATAATGGCTGTACCGATCACTGCCGTCCAACCTGCCAGTGTTAGTGAGTTGAAGAATGGGCTCCAACCGTAAGTGCTCATTTCGGCAAAGTTGTAGTTGTTTAGCGTCAGCGCTTTGTTCCAAGGCCAGAACGTAACTAACGAGCCATACACCGCCATGCCAAGCACAGCCAACACTGCAATAGAAATGATGCTGCAGTAAACCAAGCAAATGCTGTCGCGCGCTTTGTTGGGTTCAGGCTGATAAGGCACTGAACGTGTGTCGAATAAGCTCTTTTGCTTTTTCTGTACCCAGCGGTCTGCGCCGAACGCCATTACCGCAGGAAATAGCAACATAATGCTGGTCACCGCACCCATGGCAAAGTTTTGCTGTCCCACAACTTGCTTGAAGATGTCAGTCGCCAGGACGTTGTAGCTTCCACCAATCACTTTCGGCACACCAAAGTCCGTGATAACCAGCGTAAAGACCACGATAAGCGTACTGATCAAACCGTATTTCGCCGCAGGTAACGTCACCATAAAGAAGGTTTTGATGGGTGAAGTTTTCAGTGCGCGGGCTGCTTCATACAAGCGAGCATCAGAAGTGCGCAGCGAAGTGGTTAAGATCATCAATGCATGAGGAAAGGTCCAGAAGATCAAACCCATCGAGATACCAATCACGCCATAAATCGAGTTTCCTAACAGCATCTCTTTCGCAATGCCTTGATTACCGAAAAGGAAGATTAAACTGATCGCCGGCAACAACGAAGGCGCAAGGATTGGCGCAGTACCTAAGATTTGGAACAAACCTTTAAACGGCATGCATGAACGAGTCAGCGCGTAGGCATAACCAAACGCAAGTACACCCACCACCGAGGTTACAATCACGCCCAAAGTGAAGGTGTTTCCCACCGACACCCACAAGCTTGAAGAGGAAAAGTACGTCGCAAAGTTTGCCAATCCAACAAATTCGCCATTGGCATTTTGCACACTCTTGGTCAACATTGCCCAAAGCGGCATTAAGATGAACAGCACCATCATGGTCGACAAACCAGCGAGCAAACCAAACAACACAAGGGTGTCGCGGCTGACACGTCCGAGTAGGGATTTTGCTTTGTCTTGTGTGGTCAGGCTATTCATCGTCATTGTCTTCGCATCCATGTTTACACCTACGCTGCTAGCGCTTTATCAACCGAGGGCACGGCGTAACCATGCAGCCCTTCTTCAGCAAACTGGATGTAACGTACATCGCCCGCCTTGATATTGAGTTTTTGAACCGTTTCCACAGGAACATCCACGACGATGGTTTTCGTTGAGCTGTCGTTTTGCAATACGCAATCAATGCGGAAAAACGCCCCCAGAAACTCGGTTGCGGTAACTCGCACAGGTAAAGAGTTGGTGTAGTTTTCAACGAACTTGATGCTTTCAGGGCGCACCGCAAGGTCGAAGCGGTCACCACGTTGGATCTTTCGATTGGTCAAGCTTGGCGCTGACATCAGGGTTTCGGCAATCCGTACTTGGGAGTCCGTTGCGACTGAGGTTTCAATAAAGTTCATGCTGCCGACAAACTCAGCGACAAAGCGCGTGGCTGGTTGTTGGTAGATCTCTTGAGGTGTGCCGACTTGCTCAATCACACCATGGTTCATTACCACGATACGATCCGCCATCGACAGCGCTTCGTCCTGATCGTGCGTAACCATGATGGTGGTGATGCCAAGCTTACGTTGCAGCTTACAAATCTCGTCACGTAAGTGAACACGTACTTTTGCATCCAGCGCTGACAGCGGCTCATCAAGTAGCAGTAGACCCGGAGACAACGCCAATGCGCGAGCAAGTGCCACACGCTGCTGCTGACCACCAGAAAGTTGGTTAGGGAATTTCTCGCCAGAGGTTGGAAGACCAATGGTTTCTAGCCAGTAATCCACCTTCTCTAACGCTTCTTTGGTCGACATTCCTTGGTTCTTCAAACCCACTGCAATGTTCTCTTGTACAGTTAGGTTCGGAAACAGCGCGTAAGATTGGAATACGATACCGAAATCGCGCTTCTCTGGTGGTAGGAATGTGGTCTCTTGACCGTTTTGAAAAATCGCACCAGACGTTGGCAAGTCTAAGCCTGCAATGGCACGTAATAGAGTGGTTTTACCGCAGCCAGAAGGACCAAGAAAACAAACAAACTCGCCCTTTTCAATCGCTAGCGAGATTTTCTTTAATGCAGTGAACTGTCCGAATTGCTTCACTACATTTTCGATATTTAGGTAATGTTGGTTAGTTGACATAACACACGCTCCAAATGGTATATACCAACTTTAGTTTTGGAGTGTGACGTTCCAATGACAAATTTATAGCCAGAAGATGACAAATAGATGAAGGGCGGTGAGGTTTGTTTCTACGCTTGCAACCCCCTCCAACTCCCCCTTTTCTCGACATGCTTTGCCAAGCATTTAAATGTGGTTATCAAGGGGGAGAGTTTTCTTTTTCGTGGTTAGCGTAGTGCCCCCCTTTATGCAGACTATGATGCTTTCACTATCACGAACAACAAGTACAGTTAGTCCCTCCCCTTACCCAGCATGACTGTTGTAGTCCCCAGAAGTTAAAGCCAAGGGGAGGTTAGGTGGGGTTGGTTGTTTAACGTTGAGTTAGGTGCTTGCAACCCCCTCCAACTCCCCCTTTTCTCAGCATGATTTGCCAAGCATTTAAGTGTAGTTATCAAGGGGGAGAGCTATTCTTTGCTGCGGTAAGCTCTGCGCTTTCCCGACGTCATTCTGAAGGAGCCTAAGCGAGTATTCAGAATCTACTCGAAGCGCGTAGTGATGTTGCATTTTGAATTAAATTATCCGCGAATGCAGAACCAGTCCCTCCCCTTTACCAGCATGACTGTTGTAGTCCCCTAAAGTTGAAGCCAAGGGGAGGTTAGGTGGGGTTGCTACTTTTAGGCTTTTTACCCTCACCTCTTCTAAAAACAAAAAATCCACCTCAACCGAGGTGGATTCCACATTCAACTCAAAGCAAATTCAATTAAGACTTTGGCTCTGATTTCGCGTCAAACTTCTCAGACCAAGCCGCTAGGATCTCTGCACGCTTGCTACCCATTTGCGCGAAGTCCATCTTCGCCATGTTCTCTTGAACATTCGGGAAGTTAGACACGGTCGCTTTCACTTCTTTATGTGCAACCACTGGGTACATTTCTACGTAAAGCTCGTTTGCTGCTTTAGAGATTGACCAGTCGACAACGCGCTTCGCTGCATCCGATTCTTTTACTAGGCCAACGGCTTCTGATTCCCAGCCGATGCCTTTTGGTGTGATAACCGCTAGTGGTGCGCCTTGCGTTTTCAACTTCGCGCCGCGGCTTGCCATCGAAATTCCGATAGCCACTTCACCCATGCCAGCTTGAACACATGGTTTAGAGCCAGAGTGGGTGTAGTGTGCAATGTTCTTGTCTAAGTCACGCATGTAGTTCCATGCCTGATCTTCACCCATGTTTTGTAGCCAAGCAGAAACCTGCATATAGCCAGTGCCTGAAGACGCTGGATTAGGCATTGCAATGTGGCCTTTGTAAACTGGCTTCGTTAGGTCTTCCCAAGACGTTGGTTTCGGCAGGTTAAGTTGTTTCGCTACCGCTTCGTTGAAACAAACTGCGTTAAAGAAGGCATCGTTACCAAACCAAGCTTGGTTTGATTGAGGGTCGTTTAGGCTCGCGTGCAGCTCTTCCAAACCTTTTGGTGTGTAAGGCTTAAGAAGACCTTCATCTTTAAGCAGTGCCATTGACGAGCCAGCCAGACCCCAAACCACTTCCGCTTGAGGGTTGTTCTTTTCTGCCAGCAATTTCGCCGTCATGATACCGGTTGAATCGCGAACCCACTTAATCTTGATATCTGGGTTATCTTTCTCAAACGCAGACTTGTATTTCGCAAGAATGTCAGTTTCGAAAGCGGTGTAAACCGTGACTTCCTGTGCTGCCATTGCATTCGTAGCTAGCAGAGAGACAAGTGCAGCCAGCGATCCTTTCATCAAACGGTTTTTCATCATTTTCTCCAGTTAATTTAGCTAAGTTTTCATTTGGTCTGTACCAGTTGACGATATACACCCTACTGAGACTTTGTGACGAAATCATGACCATTAAATGGCACTTTTACGAAAATTTGCGATGAATAATCGTTCAATTGATCCGCCATTTTCTAGATATTAAAGTTTTATGAAATTGGAGATTCGCCTATTTACTGCCCTTTTCTTCCTCGCTAGAGTGAACCCAAAATTTGGTGTAGACCAATTAACCAATTCTGATGGAAATCGAGATGAAAAACGAATACCTACTACTGACTCCAGGTCCTCTATCTACTTCTGAAACAGTACGTGAAGCCATGCTAAAAGACTGGTGTACTTGGGATGATGAATACAACAAAGACATTGTAGAAGTAATCCGCACTAAGCTTGTAAAACTGGCAACTCAACAAGACGGCTACACCAGCGTACTAATGCAAGGTAGCGGCACCGCATCAGTAGAAGCGACGATTGGCAGCGCCATTGGCAAAGATGGAAAATTGTTGGTTATCGACAACGGTGCGTACGGTGCACGTATCGCTCAGATCGCTGATTACCTAAATATTCCATGCCATGTAGTTTCCC encodes:
- the phnR gene encoding phosphonate utilization transcriptional regulator PhnR translates to MQYVKIKDSIVEQIEAGMLSPRQKLPAERKLAESFDTTRVTLREALSLLEAEGRIYREDRRGWFISPEPLRYDPTQTLNFPNMAKVQNRVPKTELVAAKGTLANKQAARLLDLQPFSDVYRVDRVRYLEDRPVVFVTNYIRPELFPNLLDYDLSNSLTDIYRDHYGVTYQKIRYRISTSTLLGEMAQALRATAGTPAMVVERINYNQHGELIDCDIEYWRHDAISIESLAELNR
- a CDS encoding putative 2-aminoethylphosphonate ABC transporter permease subunit, whose protein sequence is MDAKTMTMNSLTTQDKAKSLLGRVSRDTLVLFGLLAGLSTMMVLFILMPLWAMLTKSVQNANGEFVGLANFATYFSSSSLWVSVGNTFTLGVIVTSVVGVLAFGYAYALTRSCMPFKGLFQILGTAPILAPSLLPAISLIFLFGNQGIAKEMLLGNSIYGVIGISMGLIFWTFPHALMILTTSLRTSDARLYEAARALKTSPIKTFFMVTLPAAKYGLISTLIVVFTLVITDFGVPKVIGGSYNVLATDIFKQVVGQQNFAMGAVTSIMLLFPAVMAFGADRWVQKKQKSLFDTRSVPYQPEPNKARDSICLVYCSIISIAVLAVLGMAVYGSLVTFWPWNKALTLNNYNFAEMSTYGWSPFFNSLTLAGWTAVIGTAIIFVGAYCIEKGRAFGPIRQVMQMLSVVPMAVPGMVLGLGYIFYFNDANNPLNVLYGTMAFLVINTVVHYYTVGHMTALTALKQLPSEIEATAASVKLPQYKLFFKVTLPVCLPAILDIATYLFVNALTTTSAVVFLYSTDTIPASVSILNMDDAGQTGAAAAMAVMIMMAAAIAKIVQMTLGNLLENRTQAWRKR
- a CDS encoding putative 2-aminoethylphosphonate ABC transporter ATP-binding protein; its protein translation is MSTNQHYLNIENVVKQFGQFTALKKISLAIEKGEFVCFLGPSGCGKTTLLRAIAGLDLPTSGAIFQNGQETTFLPPEKRDFGIVFQSYALFPNLTVQENIAVGLKNQGMSTKEALEKVDYWLETIGLPTSGEKFPNQLSGGQQQRVALARALALSPGLLLLDEPLSALDAKVRVHLRDEICKLQRKLGITTIMVTHDQDEALSMADRIVVMNHGVIEQVGTPQEIYQQPATRFVAEFVGSMNFIETSVATDSQVRIAETLMSAPSLTNRKIQRGDRFDLAVRPESIKFVENYTNSLPVRVTATEFLGAFFRIDCVLQNDSSTKTIVVDVPVETVQKLNIKAGDVRYIQFAEEGLHGYAVPSVDKALAA
- a CDS encoding putative 2-aminoethylphosphonate ABC transporter substrate-binding protein; its protein translation is MMKNRLMKGSLAALVSLLATNAMAAQEVTVYTAFETDILAKYKSAFEKDNPDIKIKWVRDSTGIMTAKLLAEKNNPQAEVVWGLAGSSMALLKDEGLLKPYTPKGLEELHASLNDPQSNQAWFGNDAFFNAVCFNEAVAKQLNLPKPTSWEDLTKPVYKGHIAMPNPASSGTGYMQVSAWLQNMGEDQAWNYMRDLDKNIAHYTHSGSKPCVQAGMGEVAIGISMASRGAKLKTQGAPLAVITPKGIGWESEAVGLVKESDAAKRVVDWSISKAANELYVEMYPVVAHKEVKATVSNFPNVQENMAKMDFAQMGSKRAEILAAWSEKFDAKSEPKS